From one Pseudomonas sp. S35 genomic stretch:
- a CDS encoding DEAD/DEAH box helicase: protein MNLPPSHSESSGFDQLESRIQRWVWAEGWTSLRDAQEWAVPVLVDADQDVIIAAATAAGKTEAAFLPILTNLLNRDDPPGSVLYISPLKALINDQWDRLSRLCEHLEIPVVAWHGDISSSKKHRFLKSPEGVLLITPESLEALFVNRGSSLGGVFQHLRYIVVDELHAFIGSERGKQLQSLMHRVELVAGHRLPRVGLSATLGDMKMASEFLRPGNADGVTVIESKSSNQTLQVQVRGYIQPPMSELKKKPAKLSDQAENEDETENEASPDFAIADHLYKVLRGSNNLIFPNSRSQVEWYADQLRRRCEKDGAPNEFWPHHGSLSKDLREQAEHALKAGTHAASAICTTTLELGIDIGSIKTVVQIGAPPSVASLRQRLGRSGRRPGEKATLRVYCKESPLKDGSSLSDQLRQGLVQTIAMVRLLAEGWFEPPRAQGIHASTLVQQCLSVIAQCGGASAADLWKSLIAEGAFPKVEKPDFVKLLKALGEHELIVQDSSGLLLPGTVGERLINHYEFYSAFTSDEEFRLICDGKALGSVPVSRPLTKDQRIIFGGRRWQVRDVDLQAKVIIVSAARGGAPPQFDGLGAMVHDNVRQEMRAVLADTIPCPFIDQGAQELLDEARKTFVSLGLGKRYIVESGGKCYLMSWLGDHANDALRLLLNHIGLSCDNTGLTIEVDADIGRTQMALKEVGSLDAADLDSILSEVENMLREKWDWALPQSLLMKSFASISLDISTAILFAQSHSLEK, encoded by the coding sequence ATGAACTTGCCACCTTCACACTCTGAGTCATCGGGTTTCGATCAACTTGAGTCCCGAATCCAGCGATGGGTTTGGGCGGAAGGCTGGACTTCCTTGCGCGACGCCCAGGAATGGGCGGTACCTGTTCTGGTGGATGCCGATCAGGATGTCATCATCGCCGCAGCGACAGCGGCAGGCAAAACCGAGGCTGCTTTTCTTCCCATACTCACCAATTTGCTGAATCGTGATGATCCACCCGGTTCGGTGCTGTATATCAGCCCGCTCAAGGCCCTGATCAACGACCAGTGGGACAGGTTAAGCCGCCTTTGTGAGCATCTTGAGATTCCCGTAGTGGCTTGGCACGGGGACATTTCCTCAAGCAAAAAACATCGCTTTTTGAAGTCCCCTGAGGGGGTGCTACTGATCACTCCTGAATCCCTTGAAGCCCTGTTCGTCAACCGCGGTTCAAGTCTTGGCGGGGTGTTCCAGCACCTGCGTTATATCGTCGTGGATGAGCTGCATGCGTTCATCGGTAGCGAACGAGGCAAGCAACTTCAGTCGCTAATGCATCGGGTAGAACTTGTTGCCGGCCACCGTCTCCCTAGAGTCGGGCTCTCAGCCACCCTCGGCGATATGAAGATGGCGTCGGAGTTTTTGCGTCCGGGAAATGCCGATGGCGTTACCGTCATTGAATCAAAAAGCTCCAACCAGACTCTCCAGGTGCAAGTTCGTGGTTACATTCAGCCACCCATGAGCGAGCTCAAGAAGAAGCCCGCAAAGCTCTCTGACCAGGCGGAAAATGAAGACGAGACAGAGAACGAGGCAAGCCCAGACTTCGCGATCGCTGATCATCTTTACAAGGTGTTACGCGGCAGTAACAACCTGATTTTCCCAAACAGCCGGTCTCAGGTTGAATGGTACGCAGATCAACTGCGACGGCGCTGCGAGAAAGACGGCGCGCCTAACGAATTCTGGCCTCATCACGGTAGCCTTTCGAAGGACTTACGTGAGCAAGCAGAACATGCTCTCAAGGCAGGGACTCATGCAGCATCCGCGATTTGCACCACGACGCTTGAGCTCGGCATAGACATCGGCAGCATCAAAACAGTCGTGCAGATTGGTGCCCCACCATCGGTGGCGAGTCTGCGACAACGTCTAGGGCGATCGGGAAGGCGCCCAGGAGAAAAAGCAACGCTGCGCGTTTACTGCAAGGAGTCGCCACTCAAAGATGGATCGAGCCTCTCGGATCAACTGCGCCAAGGCTTGGTTCAAACCATTGCCATGGTTCGACTGCTGGCCGAGGGGTGGTTTGAACCTCCCAGGGCTCAAGGCATTCACGCGTCCACCCTCGTTCAACAATGTCTTTCAGTGATTGCCCAGTGCGGCGGTGCATCTGCTGCAGATCTCTGGAAAAGTTTGATTGCTGAGGGAGCATTTCCAAAAGTTGAGAAACCAGACTTTGTGAAGTTGCTCAAGGCGCTCGGCGAGCACGAGCTCATTGTTCAGGACAGCTCAGGGTTGCTTCTTCCTGGGACGGTTGGAGAGCGATTGATCAACCACTATGAGTTCTACAGCGCATTCACCAGCGACGAAGAATTTCGCCTTATATGCGATGGTAAGGCACTGGGATCTGTGCCGGTAAGCCGTCCACTGACCAAGGATCAGCGCATTATTTTCGGAGGCCGGAGGTGGCAGGTTCGTGATGTTGATCTCCAGGCCAAAGTCATCATCGTTTCAGCAGCACGCGGTGGTGCCCCTCCTCAGTTCGATGGTCTGGGTGCGATGGTGCATGACAACGTACGCCAAGAAATGCGAGCCGTCTTGGCAGACACAATCCCCTGCCCCTTTATTGATCAAGGGGCTCAAGAGCTTCTCGACGAGGCTCGAAAGACATTTGTTTCGCTGGGCCTTGGTAAGCGCTACATAGTTGAGTCGGGCGGTAAGTGTTATCTGATGAGCTGGCTAGGTGATCATGCCAACGATGCACTGCGGTTGTTACTCAATCATATCGGCCTTTCTTGTGATAACACAGGCCTTACCATTGAGGTTGACGCCGACATCGGTCGAACCCAAATGGCACTGAAGGAAGTCGGAAGCCTGGATGCTGCTGATTTGGACTCGATACTTTCGGAGGTGGAAAACATGCTGCGCGAAAAGTGGGATTGGGCACTGCCGCAATCCTTGCTGATGAAGTCGTTTGCTTCCATATCGCTCGATATCTCGACCGCAATTCTTTTTGCACAGAGCCATTCTCTGGAAAAATAA
- a CDS encoding D-glucuronyl C5-epimerase family protein → MIAIRSLLAAFVVATLTGCPADDKATVGAPMPLNPERADVFAYYKLGWLPDGYPGRITEKGVVEHPIYGPYVINDYIQSYRTTKDPRYIEAAKKVADAGIARMANFKGALVFYYDPEGGLSSLPGKFYSALTQARWLDSLSSLHAVSGDQKYVDVNKRIAKSFSIPTAEGGVLEKVPHGLTIEEYPHEVPLLTLNGWLTALNILIAYANSEDDQVAKKLAAENVKALAAMLPLFDVPELYNSRYQLTNIVKIRLSGEKVTNAIIEIPGNGEHGLGDVEKTGKMWTNYLTDRGNSQLMNAVLSYSSAPAPNKIKLETVKDGVVKVEISESIYNPTSTSLPAKSWVEVGTIQTKGNKGSIDIPWNKAYLVAYPTAFTKKNGEKKQNVYHLIHVKQLQLLYKNTGNEIFNEYATKWEGYFDHWKDVPEYQDPAISLERYNK, encoded by the coding sequence ATGATTGCAATACGTTCTCTACTAGCCGCCTTCGTCGTCGCCACCCTGACTGGGTGCCCAGCTGACGACAAAGCCACGGTCGGAGCGCCGATGCCGCTTAACCCTGAACGAGCGGACGTATTCGCTTACTACAAGCTTGGATGGCTTCCAGATGGCTACCCTGGACGAATTACGGAAAAGGGGGTTGTCGAGCACCCTATCTACGGGCCGTATGTCATCAACGACTACATCCAGTCCTATCGCACCACCAAGGACCCGAGGTACATCGAGGCTGCAAAGAAGGTGGCAGATGCAGGAATTGCCAGGATGGCCAACTTTAAAGGCGCCCTCGTCTTCTACTACGACCCAGAAGGCGGTCTCTCTTCCCTTCCGGGCAAGTTCTATAGCGCGCTCACCCAGGCGCGCTGGCTTGACTCCCTGTCCAGCCTGCATGCAGTAAGTGGAGATCAGAAGTATGTCGATGTAAATAAGCGGATCGCCAAAAGCTTTTCAATTCCGACAGCCGAAGGTGGTGTGCTTGAGAAGGTGCCACATGGTCTGACCATTGAAGAGTATCCGCATGAAGTTCCGTTGCTGACACTGAATGGCTGGCTGACCGCGCTCAACATCCTGATCGCCTATGCAAACTCCGAAGACGACCAAGTAGCCAAAAAACTGGCCGCAGAGAACGTGAAAGCACTCGCCGCCATGCTTCCACTGTTTGATGTCCCTGAACTTTATAACAGCCGCTATCAACTGACCAACATCGTCAAGATTCGTCTATCCGGCGAGAAAGTCACCAATGCAATAATCGAAATACCAGGCAATGGCGAGCATGGCTTGGGTGATGTGGAAAAGACCGGAAAGATGTGGACGAACTATCTAACCGATCGTGGAAACTCGCAGCTGATGAATGCGGTACTTAGCTACTCTTCAGCTCCAGCACCCAACAAGATCAAGCTGGAGACCGTCAAGGATGGTGTGGTGAAGGTGGAAATATCCGAATCCATTTACAACCCTACATCAACCTCTTTGCCAGCCAAGAGCTGGGTTGAAGTGGGCACCATTCAAACAAAAGGAAACAAAGGCTCCATAGATATTCCATGGAACAAGGCGTACTTGGTTGCTTACCCAACTGCCTTCACGAAAAAAAATGGCGAGAAGAAACAGAACGTTTATCACCTTATTCACGTAAAACAATTGCAGCTGTTGTACAAAAACACGGGCAACGAAATATTCAATGAGTACGCCACGAAGTGGGAAGGCTACTTCGATCACTGGAAGGATGTGCCTGAGTATCAAGACCCTGCAATATCACTTGAGCGGTACAACAAGTAA
- the rmuC gene encoding DNA recombination protein RmuC: MAQQYFIPALIGLFSLLFLGIGFWINSRIAAGKLAQQFSEIQSSHQAEHQQLLNDVALSRQREQQMLHEQSEHQNELKLASEALANHREIEKQLSIQLSEFKTSLEAEKQRTLDKVQQLAEAAALTEKHSVETNQLRLQLGELKQELGQGQEQTRQLDELKQALKQQQARFEAAQLQLQKQGEHLGQSAEQAHQLLEVKTANKDLQSRLDNTQEEFKKQREQLGQAAEQKDQLDTLRNTLAQRDKELGDTRDELSLAKQSLAEINMRHQRDQHSATEKLQLLEDNKVQLKQEFQNLANQIFDSKQQSFSEQSRQGLDTLLKPFKDQLESFRQRVDQVHSDTVQGQSSMKSELVKLMELNVQITTEASNLTKALKGDKKLQGTWGEQKVEMLLEQAGLRKGFEYHREANFKDDDAGNNRPDFVVNLPEGKHIIIDSKMSLVAYTEYVSAETDEDRTKALSAHVLALKNHINGLSDKKYTDLNGINSPDFVFLFMPVEPAYLVAAEHSPGVFQAAYEKRIAIITATTLLPVLRVVSNLWSIQRQNSSTLQLATMASKVYDKLRIFVDKMDKLGNQIATVQKSYSDSVNTLKGDHGSLTKTVDKFVALGVTVSKRLPASAVGDDEEMESELATLPVESAANT; the protein is encoded by the coding sequence ATGGCACAACAATATTTCATTCCGGCCCTGATCGGACTCTTCAGCTTGCTGTTTCTGGGGATCGGTTTCTGGATCAATAGCCGTATCGCGGCAGGCAAGCTGGCTCAACAATTCTCCGAAATACAATCCAGTCATCAAGCTGAACACCAGCAATTGCTGAACGATGTTGCGCTTTCTCGGCAACGTGAGCAGCAAATGCTCCATGAGCAATCGGAACATCAAAATGAGCTGAAACTGGCCAGTGAAGCATTGGCGAACCATCGAGAGATCGAGAAGCAGCTCAGCATTCAGCTCAGCGAGTTCAAGACTTCGCTGGAGGCCGAGAAGCAACGCACGCTCGATAAAGTGCAGCAACTTGCAGAGGCCGCCGCCCTCACTGAAAAACACAGCGTGGAAACGAACCAACTCCGGCTACAGCTCGGCGAATTAAAACAAGAGCTTGGGCAAGGCCAGGAGCAGACTCGGCAGTTGGATGAGTTGAAGCAGGCGCTGAAGCAGCAGCAAGCGCGTTTTGAAGCAGCTCAACTACAACTGCAAAAACAAGGTGAGCATCTAGGTCAAAGCGCGGAACAAGCGCATCAGCTCCTGGAGGTAAAAACCGCCAATAAGGACCTCCAAAGTCGTCTCGACAATACCCAGGAAGAATTCAAAAAGCAGCGCGAACAATTGGGGCAGGCAGCAGAACAAAAGGACCAATTGGACACGCTGCGCAACACATTGGCCCAACGAGACAAAGAACTAGGCGATACGCGAGATGAACTCAGCCTTGCGAAGCAGAGTCTTGCCGAAATAAATATGCGCCACCAGCGCGACCAGCACTCAGCTACAGAGAAACTGCAGCTGTTGGAAGATAACAAGGTTCAACTCAAGCAGGAGTTTCAGAACCTTGCAAATCAGATTTTCGACAGCAAACAGCAGAGCTTCTCTGAGCAAAGCCGCCAAGGGCTGGACACTCTGCTAAAACCGTTCAAGGACCAGCTCGAATCATTCCGTCAGCGAGTGGATCAGGTTCACTCCGATACCGTGCAAGGCCAAAGCTCGATGAAAAGCGAGCTGGTCAAGCTGATGGAATTGAACGTCCAGATCACAACCGAGGCATCAAATCTTACCAAAGCGCTTAAAGGTGACAAAAAACTTCAAGGCACCTGGGGCGAGCAAAAGGTAGAGATGCTGCTCGAGCAGGCAGGGCTGCGTAAAGGGTTCGAGTACCACCGCGAGGCGAACTTCAAGGACGACGATGCAGGAAACAATCGACCAGACTTCGTTGTCAATTTACCCGAAGGTAAACACATCATCATTGACAGCAAGATGTCGCTTGTGGCCTACACGGAGTACGTTTCCGCCGAAACCGACGAAGATCGCACCAAAGCCCTGTCCGCACACGTTCTGGCGTTGAAGAACCACATCAACGGATTGTCCGATAAGAAATACACCGACCTTAACGGCATCAACTCTCCTGACTTTGTGTTTTTATTCATGCCGGTTGAGCCCGCGTATTTGGTCGCGGCTGAGCACAGTCCGGGGGTATTCCAGGCTGCATATGAAAAACGTATTGCGATAATTACCGCCACCACACTGCTGCCAGTTCTGAGGGTCGTATCGAATCTGTGGAGCATCCAACGTCAAAACAGCAGCACGCTGCAACTCGCAACAATGGCGAGCAAGGTCTACGACAAGTTGCGAATCTTCGTGGATAAAATGGACAAGCTCGGTAATCAGATCGCTACGGTGCAGAAAAGCTACTCAGACAGCGTCAATACGCTGAAAGGGGATCACGGAAGCCTGACCAAGACCGTGGACAAGTTCGTCGCTTTGGGCGTCACGGTCTCCAAGCGTCTACCAGCATCAGCTGTGGGAGACGATGAAGAGATGGAAAGCGAGTTGGCAACACTTCCGGTGGAAAGTGCGGCCAACACCTAA
- a CDS encoding TerB N-terminal domain-containing protein, with protein sequence MARKKAKNSTSNGILIIFALAFGAVASIPKNAWIAIGVIACIAAVFWLLVRRSRRQAEKFSVAVSETERLREHQRSGLTFSMREVSGSHMGTEETSDFYTVQLGSASSKSFKIPNASTQKPDVLWVPAGESVTVSGFSIPGGMFYMGSVLGGRHDAEEPSLINPKLRIAKTHVDLEERLMSYWPSFHSITSEARRGYLQWLEGGRRYPLADTGYVFLYFYGLERRVLVDAVSDPGVKAELPLIVEEVQRLLSIYGENRSFRGYAEGFLDYLSNTKIDPDLYLGPPPNVVAYSYEMPLPLRVGLGQFASNKRPLDADWALAWALADPNISKRTPVTRCKDVFSRLFKLKYTSAHPKGLSLAQNKTKLKTSYRPASAVLMAPTLSLGDLPDVLATSGTRKSLQLLVELCTTELEPYSRYLGRNPDSAEALEGLLQLPVALWPTAARTELDELQLRIGDDLIVMSFGELAGRFKSAGALSRDKVLALARALESLHIGIEPDVLAGSKTPKAEDQIALFVTQPEDGSLRASAAYNAASVTLDLASAVASADGDTSTEEVTLLAQHIDSWNHLSVAHRKRLKAHLRIQIQQPPTLASLKKKLDPLTVEAKRTIASFLAHLAQADGIVSPLEVKLLERVYKALQLDSQLLYSDLHGAASGASIASVKPKAGIPRSEPGTPITATANQGFVLDHERIAELQRETAEVSALLAKVFTDDQVDESEQLVDVAESVQESSADIDGLDLEHSAFLRLLISRTEWSRSELEAAASDMELMLDGALEQINDMAFERFDMPVTEGDDPVEINTDILEELSL encoded by the coding sequence ATGGCAAGGAAGAAGGCAAAAAATTCTACAAGTAACGGCATCCTGATCATTTTCGCTCTGGCCTTCGGCGCAGTCGCATCGATCCCGAAAAATGCTTGGATCGCCATTGGTGTTATTGCTTGCATTGCCGCGGTTTTTTGGCTGCTGGTTCGTCGCTCAAGGCGACAGGCCGAGAAATTTTCAGTGGCCGTTTCGGAGACGGAACGTCTGCGAGAGCATCAACGGTCAGGCCTCACTTTCTCTATGCGTGAGGTTTCAGGGAGCCATATGGGCACAGAGGAAACCTCTGATTTTTACACTGTCCAACTCGGCTCAGCATCTTCAAAGTCCTTCAAAATTCCAAATGCGAGCACGCAAAAACCTGATGTTCTCTGGGTGCCAGCAGGTGAATCTGTCACCGTTTCCGGTTTTTCAATTCCCGGTGGCATGTTCTATATGGGCAGCGTGCTAGGTGGCCGGCACGATGCCGAAGAACCCTCACTGATAAACCCCAAGCTCCGTATCGCAAAGACACACGTCGATCTAGAAGAACGGCTGATGTCCTATTGGCCCAGTTTTCACTCCATCACGTCAGAGGCTCGCCGTGGATACCTTCAATGGCTGGAGGGTGGTCGTCGTTACCCACTGGCAGACACCGGCTACGTCTTTTTGTATTTCTATGGTCTAGAGCGTCGAGTACTCGTTGACGCAGTGAGTGACCCGGGCGTCAAGGCTGAGCTTCCTTTGATCGTCGAAGAAGTCCAGCGACTATTGAGTATCTATGGGGAAAATAGGTCGTTCAGGGGATATGCGGAAGGTTTTCTGGATTACCTGAGCAACACCAAGATCGATCCAGACCTTTACCTTGGCCCACCTCCCAACGTTGTCGCTTATAGCTACGAGATGCCACTGCCACTGCGCGTAGGTCTGGGGCAATTCGCCTCCAACAAGCGCCCCCTTGATGCCGATTGGGCATTAGCCTGGGCGCTAGCTGACCCCAACATCAGCAAACGCACGCCCGTGACCCGCTGTAAGGATGTCTTTTCGAGACTGTTCAAGCTTAAGTACACAAGCGCCCATCCTAAGGGTCTTAGCCTGGCGCAGAACAAGACCAAGCTTAAAACCAGCTATCGGCCGGCCTCCGCGGTCTTAATGGCGCCCACGCTTAGCTTGGGTGACCTTCCTGATGTCCTGGCCACGTCAGGCACACGAAAAAGCCTGCAGTTGCTGGTTGAGCTATGCACTACCGAGCTTGAACCCTACAGCCGATATTTGGGCCGCAACCCTGATAGCGCAGAAGCTCTCGAAGGTCTTCTGCAGCTTCCCGTCGCTCTCTGGCCGACGGCAGCCCGTACAGAATTGGACGAGCTTCAACTCAGAATTGGCGACGACCTGATTGTCATGAGCTTTGGCGAACTCGCAGGCCGGTTCAAGAGCGCCGGCGCCCTGTCCCGCGACAAAGTACTTGCACTTGCCCGCGCACTGGAATCGCTTCACATCGGTATTGAACCCGACGTACTGGCTGGCAGTAAGACACCGAAGGCAGAGGATCAAATCGCGCTGTTCGTGACTCAACCAGAAGACGGGTCACTGCGAGCTTCTGCAGCTTACAATGCTGCTTCGGTGACGCTCGACCTTGCTAGTGCTGTGGCTTCTGCCGATGGTGATACCTCCACTGAGGAGGTTACGCTGCTTGCTCAACACATCGACTCCTGGAATCACCTGAGTGTCGCCCATCGCAAACGCCTTAAAGCACACCTGCGAATCCAGATTCAGCAACCACCAACGCTGGCCAGCCTGAAGAAAAAACTCGACCCACTAACGGTCGAAGCCAAACGCACGATTGCCAGCTTCCTGGCCCATCTGGCGCAAGCTGATGGCATCGTCAGCCCATTGGAAGTGAAACTTCTTGAGCGCGTTTACAAGGCCCTGCAGCTAGACAGTCAGTTGCTGTACAGCGATCTCCACGGTGCTGCATCTGGAGCAAGTATTGCCTCCGTAAAACCAAAAGCCGGCATTCCTCGTTCCGAGCCTGGTACCCCGATCACCGCCACTGCGAATCAAGGGTTCGTGCTTGATCACGAGCGCATTGCAGAACTGCAACGAGAAACCGCAGAGGTCTCCGCCCTCCTTGCCAAAGTCTTCACTGATGACCAGGTTGACGAATCGGAACAGTTGGTCGATGTGGCAGAATCAGTACAAGAATCGAGTGCAGACATTGATGGTCTCGATTTAGAACACTCTGCATTCCTTCGGTTGCTGATCTCACGCACTGAGTGGAGCCGCTCCGAACTTGAAGCTGCCGCCAGCGACATGGAACTGATGCTCGATGGTGCCCTGGAACAAATTAACGACATGGCTTTTGAACGTTTCGACATGCCCGTCACTGAGGGTGATGACCCTGTCGAGATCAATACAGACATTCTGGAAGAGTTATCCCTATGA
- a CDS encoding lipopolysaccharide biosynthesis protein: MKQMSFVHAEQAGKHKHALLFAPQAGALRSHPRPLVLHDFADCRKSHAGAVFIIASGASAKSFPLERFAHVPMITMNGAISMFMNSTVKPCFYACTDRSFSDQQPDLFHYALANSQRVALWEDHARASQSLATGELYPLSKATRPSWLDRMLGRHSALVANHALLPLRKRPIGFSKDMSEGFFDARTVAYLALQLAFHMGFSQVFLVGVDLHENAGRFYENDKSAKSPCGLDQHYHTRILPSLELMAEKVIGDDFRVYNLSDTSRIPTSIIARVTLAQVDAMLQQQTNASPTLPAS, from the coding sequence ATGAAACAGATGTCCTTCGTCCATGCCGAGCAGGCTGGCAAACACAAGCATGCATTGTTGTTCGCACCGCAAGCGGGCGCCCTGCGTTCACACCCTCGCCCCCTGGTGCTGCACGATTTTGCTGACTGTCGCAAGAGCCACGCAGGCGCAGTGTTCATCATTGCCTCCGGCGCTTCGGCGAAGTCATTTCCTCTTGAACGATTTGCGCACGTGCCCATGATCACGATGAACGGCGCTATCTCCATGTTTATGAACAGCACCGTCAAACCGTGTTTCTACGCCTGCACAGACCGAAGCTTTTCCGATCAACAACCCGATCTGTTCCACTACGCGCTGGCCAATAGCCAAAGAGTCGCGCTTTGGGAGGACCACGCACGCGCCTCGCAGAGTCTTGCCACCGGCGAGCTTTACCCGCTATCCAAGGCCACAAGACCCTCCTGGCTCGACAGGATGCTGGGGCGGCACAGCGCATTGGTCGCCAATCACGCTCTGCTGCCTCTTCGTAAAAGGCCGATTGGGTTCAGTAAAGACATGAGCGAAGGTTTTTTCGATGCTCGCACCGTGGCTTATCTGGCGCTACAGCTGGCATTCCACATGGGCTTTTCCCAAGTGTTTCTTGTCGGCGTTGACCTGCACGAAAACGCCGGGAGGTTTTACGAAAACGATAAATCCGCCAAGTCGCCCTGCGGGCTCGATCAGCACTATCACACGCGCATATTGCCTTCGCTCGAACTGATGGCCGAAAAAGTGATAGGGGATGACTTCCGGGTGTACAACTTGTCCGACACGTCGCGCATTCCCACGAGTATCATTGCGCGGGTGACGCTTGCACAGGTCGACGCAATGCTCCAGCAGCAGACAAACGCCTCACCCACCTTGCCCGCGAGCTGA
- a CDS encoding ATP-binding protein, whose amino-acid sequence MSTIRAKDRDAVIQSLRAGVVPRVGQHLIQVGRVGELDALIKDVNRLVESGSAFRVVIGEYGAGKTFFLNLVRAIAMERKLVTMHADLNPDRRLHATGGQARSLYSELAKNMSTRTKPDGGAMQGIVEKFISQAKTEAKAAGTDSETVIRAHLAELTEMVNGYDFAEVIAAYCRGFEEGNEQLKADAIRWLRGEFTTKTDARAALGVRTIIDDASVYDQLKLLSRFVRLAGFGGLMICLDELVNLYKLANTQARNANYEQILRILNDSLQGSSEGLGFVLGGTPEFLMDTRRGLFSYPALQSRLAENSFAKSGLVDLSGPVIRLTSLTPEDFYVLLQKLRHVYAGGDAEKYLLPDEALPLFMAHCNQRLGESYFRTPRTTITAFINLLAILEQNPGADWRTLLGAVEVARDSGGEDDTKVDADDELATFTL is encoded by the coding sequence ATGAGCACTATCAGAGCCAAGGATCGCGATGCGGTCATCCAGTCGCTACGCGCAGGCGTCGTTCCTCGCGTGGGCCAACACCTGATTCAGGTTGGCCGGGTAGGTGAACTAGATGCACTGATCAAGGACGTCAATCGCCTGGTTGAAAGTGGATCGGCATTTCGAGTCGTCATTGGCGAGTACGGTGCGGGCAAGACGTTCTTTCTGAACCTGGTACGAGCCATTGCCATGGAGCGCAAGCTTGTCACCATGCATGCCGACTTGAACCCAGATCGCAGATTACATGCCACGGGTGGACAAGCACGTTCGCTTTACTCCGAGTTGGCTAAAAACATGTCGACGCGTACGAAGCCCGACGGTGGGGCTATGCAAGGCATTGTTGAGAAATTCATCTCCCAGGCCAAAACCGAAGCCAAGGCGGCGGGTACGGACAGCGAGACTGTTATTCGTGCTCACTTGGCCGAGCTGACCGAGATGGTCAACGGGTATGACTTTGCGGAGGTGATTGCCGCCTATTGCCGAGGTTTCGAAGAAGGCAACGAGCAGCTCAAGGCCGACGCCATCCGTTGGTTGCGTGGAGAGTTCACCACTAAGACTGATGCCCGAGCAGCCTTGGGCGTACGAACCATCATTGATGATGCCTCCGTCTACGATCAGCTCAAGCTCCTGTCGAGATTCGTCAGACTTGCAGGTTTTGGCGGTCTGATGATCTGCCTCGACGAACTGGTCAACCTCTACAAACTGGCCAATACCCAAGCTCGTAATGCCAATTACGAACAGATCCTCCGTATCCTCAACGACTCTCTGCAGGGATCGTCCGAAGGGCTTGGTTTCGTTTTAGGTGGCACGCCTGAGTTTTTGATGGACACTCGTCGGGGGCTATTCAGCTACCCTGCCCTGCAATCTCGATTGGCCGAGAACTCGTTTGCGAAATCAGGATTGGTGGATCTGTCGGGGCCGGTCATTCGCCTGACCAGCCTGACCCCGGAAGACTTCTACGTACTGCTTCAGAAACTTCGTCACGTATACGCTGGCGGAGATGCTGAAAAGTACTTACTGCCTGACGAGGCGCTCCCACTGTTTATGGCGCATTGTAATCAGCGCTTGGGGGAATCCTACTTCCGTACGCCGCGCACCACGATCACAGCGTTCATCAACCTGCTAGCCATCTTGGAGCAAAACCCGGGCGCCGATTGGCGGACGCTGCTTGGAGCTGTCGAGGTCGCCAGGGACTCAGGCGGCGAAGACGATACCAAAGTCGATGCGGACGATGAACTTGCCACCTTCACACTCTGA
- a CDS encoding DUF2388 domain-containing protein codes for MDSWKTLVAALIVSINAHASEESDDSYNNSMLSVLMAPTYTVAGTTGLTMLASNNFKPAKADALAFIGSNGEIRGAQFEQAIRFYRTTYTPPLMNDQQLAQAIAASY; via the coding sequence ATGGACTCATGGAAGACCCTGGTAGCCGCCCTCATAGTGTCGATCAACGCTCATGCCTCTGAGGAGTCCGATGACTCCTATAATAACTCGATGCTATCTGTACTAATGGCTCCAACCTACACCGTTGCGGGAACGACTGGGCTGACCATGCTCGCGTCGAACAATTTCAAACCCGCGAAGGCTGACGCCCTTGCGTTCATTGGCTCAAACGGCGAGATTCGCGGCGCCCAATTTGAACAAGCCATTCGCTTTTATCGCACCACATACACGCCGCCGCTGATGAATGACCAGCAACTGGCCCAGGCCATAGCTGCATCGTACTGA
- a CDS encoding DUF2388 domain-containing protein has product MDSWKTLAIALLLSISTPALSGDNVNPIAAGIFITISLPTIIVGGITSLTTEPPKIFKSAKTDALAFIGSGGDIRGAEFEQASRYYRSTYTSPHMSDMQLAQAIATSF; this is encoded by the coding sequence ATGGACTCATGGAAGACTCTGGCAATCGCACTCTTGTTGTCGATTAGCACACCAGCCCTGTCAGGCGACAACGTCAACCCTATCGCTGCTGGGATATTTATCACCATTTCCTTGCCGACTATCATCGTTGGCGGAATCACATCGCTCACGACCGAGCCACCAAAGATTTTCAAATCGGCGAAGACCGACGCCTTGGCGTTCATTGGTTCAGGCGGCGATATTCGCGGTGCGGAATTTGAGCAAGCGTCCCGGTACTATCGTTCGACCTACACATCGCCTCACATGTCTGACATGCAACTGGCGCAGGCGATAGCGACCTCGTTCTGA